The following coding sequences are from one Arthrobacter crystallopoietes window:
- a CDS encoding helix-turn-helix transcriptional regulator has protein sequence MMGQTRLFGRDRELAQWQTLADTVASGRNTELTVSGPAGIGKTSLLDEICRDAQARDWKVLRARGDARRQLPGAMLWQWFAPLAQRLPADAPPFDGQGALLHKFLTTTGGPAQSDALSYSASWVLRSRSQDRPVIAVVDDAQWLDELSLGALLDIGSLLIDVPVLLLRGVRTGPGAEHPEGIDTSALLEGDRTSDREPHVPSSVPLHWQLEPLSQKAIENWILERQESNVQVNAARVQAASGGVPFFIHELLERDQPLARPAEASPNEAAVLRGRLHRLDALDRNVLGAVVVLGEDASAARLKAMLELRTAELNESLARLEEERFLASVKPRPAIQHALVAEALLADLGVEEVSALHRNAAGVLMAESAQPALIANYLLETLPDGDEDGARILLAAAAQARRQGAYALAAQLADRALQESTLPDRLRQELLIEATYAHQGAGDSQTAVRLAEDALELTEGTVRRVELLVGHAEVLYDMNEVERAADCFGKALKELENDPGDHVDLRRRVIALASGAGFQQLQIAAQYSTELAGILSRDPSEDGPGDRLLLAQEALRLTISGADAALSGKLAVRSYAGGLILAENGAESSIINFLTGALNGAERDAEALALLDAAIAEARAKSSLMAHATLAYCRGAIHLNRGRLRLAQVDLEASMRAADAGWRTYIEVAAFVLASVYVARDDLEAADALLAKVPLEEKRVPLVQAMALQLHGTVLAAHGDHKSALEHFTAAMDLAVGLGPTLSAWTRSAVESAVRLGQKEYAAAVAEEALDKVRAFGAPRLTGMTLRVAALAQPPETAVLMLREAIGLLEANEGRYDQALALADLAEICLAGEDADTLSAHRQEALAAGRKALVLGNRIGAASVARRMTELLAAHDARLPLIAENKADRLTAAESRVCSLAAKGMTNRQIAAELFITIKAVEWHLSRSFSKLGISSRKALAGLVDARD, from the coding sequence ATGATGGGGCAGACACGGTTATTCGGTCGGGACCGCGAACTTGCTCAGTGGCAGACGCTCGCGGACACCGTCGCGTCCGGCCGCAATACAGAGCTGACGGTCAGCGGCCCGGCGGGCATCGGCAAGACCTCGCTGCTGGACGAAATCTGCCGCGATGCCCAGGCCCGTGACTGGAAGGTCCTGCGCGCCCGCGGGGACGCCCGGCGGCAGTTGCCCGGTGCCATGCTGTGGCAGTGGTTCGCCCCGCTGGCTCAGCGGCTGCCCGCGGATGCGCCGCCCTTTGACGGCCAGGGCGCGCTGCTGCACAAGTTCCTGACCACCACCGGCGGTCCGGCCCAGAGCGACGCCCTGAGCTATTCGGCCTCGTGGGTGCTGCGCTCGCGAAGCCAGGACCGGCCCGTGATCGCCGTGGTCGATGATGCCCAGTGGCTCGACGAACTTTCCCTGGGCGCGCTTCTGGATATCGGCAGCCTGCTGATCGACGTCCCCGTACTCCTGCTGCGAGGCGTTCGGACCGGTCCCGGCGCCGAACACCCCGAAGGCATCGACACAAGCGCGTTGCTGGAGGGGGACAGGACTTCGGACCGCGAGCCTCATGTTCCCTCCAGTGTCCCCTTGCACTGGCAGCTGGAGCCGCTGAGCCAGAAGGCCATCGAGAACTGGATTCTGGAGCGGCAGGAAAGCAACGTCCAGGTCAACGCGGCCCGCGTCCAGGCCGCCAGCGGCGGAGTGCCGTTCTTCATCCACGAATTGCTCGAACGGGACCAGCCACTGGCGCGGCCCGCCGAAGCCTCGCCCAATGAGGCGGCCGTGCTGCGCGGCCGGCTGCACCGGCTGGACGCGCTGGACCGAAACGTGCTCGGCGCCGTCGTCGTTCTCGGCGAAGACGCAAGCGCGGCACGGCTGAAGGCGATGCTGGAGCTGCGTACCGCGGAACTGAACGAGTCGCTGGCCAGGCTGGAGGAAGAACGGTTCCTGGCCTCGGTGAAGCCGCGGCCGGCCATCCAGCATGCGCTCGTGGCGGAGGCGTTGCTGGCTGACCTGGGCGTTGAAGAGGTTTCGGCCCTGCACCGGAATGCGGCCGGCGTCCTGATGGCCGAAAGTGCACAGCCGGCCCTGATCGCCAACTACCTGCTGGAGACGTTGCCGGACGGTGACGAGGACGGCGCCCGGATTCTGCTGGCCGCTGCGGCGCAGGCAAGACGCCAGGGCGCCTACGCTCTCGCCGCCCAGCTGGCCGACCGGGCCCTGCAGGAGTCCACCCTCCCGGACCGCCTGCGGCAGGAGCTCCTGATCGAGGCCACCTACGCGCATCAGGGCGCAGGCGATTCGCAAACCGCAGTGCGGCTCGCCGAGGACGCGTTGGAACTGACCGAAGGAACGGTCCGCCGGGTGGAGTTGCTGGTCGGCCACGCGGAAGTGCTCTACGACATGAACGAGGTGGAACGAGCCGCGGACTGCTTCGGCAAGGCGCTGAAGGAGCTGGAAAACGACCCGGGTGACCATGTCGATTTACGACGGCGGGTGATTGCGCTGGCATCGGGTGCTGGCTTCCAGCAACTGCAGATCGCCGCGCAGTATTCGACAGAGCTCGCCGGGATCCTGAGCCGGGATCCGTCTGAGGACGGGCCGGGGGACCGGTTGCTGCTGGCGCAGGAGGCGCTGCGACTGACCATCAGCGGCGCGGACGCCGCGCTCAGCGGGAAACTGGCGGTCCGGAGCTACGCCGGCGGCCTCATCCTGGCTGAAAACGGGGCCGAGTCCAGCATCATCAACTTCTTGACCGGCGCCCTCAACGGTGCAGAGCGGGACGCGGAAGCACTCGCGCTGCTGGACGCGGCCATTGCCGAAGCGCGAGCCAAATCGTCACTGATGGCGCACGCCACCCTGGCCTACTGCCGCGGGGCCATCCACCTGAACCGGGGCCGGCTGCGGCTGGCACAGGTGGACCTGGAGGCCAGCATGCGCGCGGCGGATGCGGGCTGGCGCACCTACATTGAAGTGGCCGCGTTTGTGCTCGCCAGTGTTTACGTCGCGCGGGACGACCTGGAGGCGGCGGATGCCCTGCTGGCCAAGGTCCCGCTGGAGGAAAAACGGGTTCCGCTGGTCCAGGCGATGGCGCTGCAGCTGCACGGGACCGTGCTGGCCGCGCACGGCGACCACAAGTCCGCATTGGAACACTTCACGGCCGCGATGGATCTGGCCGTGGGGCTCGGGCCGACCTTGAGCGCCTGGACCAGGAGCGCGGTGGAAAGCGCGGTGCGCCTGGGCCAGAAGGAGTACGCAGCGGCGGTAGCCGAAGAGGCGTTGGACAAGGTCCGTGCCTTCGGTGCGCCCCGGCTGACCGGCATGACGCTGCGGGTAGCGGCGCTCGCGCAGCCACCGGAAACCGCCGTGCTGATGCTGCGCGAGGCCATCGGCCTGCTGGAAGCGAACGAGGGGCGCTACGACCAGGCCCTCGCCTTGGCGGATCTGGCCGAGATCTGCCTCGCGGGGGAGGACGCGGACACGCTGTCAGCGCACCGGCAGGAGGCCTTGGCGGCGGGCCGCAAGGCCTTGGTGCTGGGCAATCGCATCGGCGCGGCCTCCGTGGCGCGGCGGATGACCGAGCTGCTGGCCGCCCATGATGCGCGGCTGCCGCTGATCGCGGAGAACAAGGCGGACCGGTTGACGGCCGCGGAGAGCCGTGTCTGCTCGCTGGCGGCCAAGGGCATGACCAACCGGCAGATCGCCGCGGAACTGTTCATCACCATCAAGGCCGTGGAGTGGCATCTGTCCCGGTCCTTCTCCAAGCTGGGCATCTCCTCGCGCAAGGCGCTCGCCGGCCTCGTCGACGCCCGCGATTAA
- a CDS encoding fumarylacetoacetate hydrolase family protein, translating to MRLGTVRRNGTTQAFRQENGATTFLPAKDVGELLLREDWRTLAGEAGQEPAAADLDTPILRPGKILCAGLNYYAHAEEVGQDVPKHPTIFTKMHNALVGPSDDVQMPEASRKIDWEAELTIVIGKTIRKVDEAAAKDAILGYTVMNDVSVRDWQGRTSEWFQGKNWDRMTPVGPVVVTADEIDPEDGLAVECELDGVVKQSGTTSDLIFSCAKLVSYISEFMTLEPGDIIATGTPAGVGLARKPREWIPVGAELVTRIEGIGELRNKCVAEPAAG from the coding sequence ATGCGACTCGGCACGGTACGGCGCAACGGGACAACGCAGGCGTTTCGGCAGGAGAACGGTGCAACCACCTTCCTGCCGGCCAAGGATGTCGGCGAGCTCCTGCTGCGCGAGGACTGGCGCACGCTTGCCGGCGAAGCAGGGCAGGAACCGGCTGCCGCAGACCTGGACACTCCCATCCTGCGTCCCGGCAAGATCCTCTGCGCCGGACTGAACTACTACGCCCACGCCGAAGAAGTCGGCCAGGACGTGCCGAAGCACCCCACGATCTTCACCAAGATGCACAACGCGCTGGTCGGTCCCAGCGACGACGTGCAGATGCCCGAAGCCAGCCGCAAGATCGACTGGGAGGCCGAGCTGACCATCGTGATCGGCAAGACCATCCGCAAAGTGGACGAGGCCGCAGCCAAGGACGCCATCCTGGGCTACACGGTGATGAACGATGTCTCCGTGCGCGACTGGCAGGGCCGGACGTCCGAGTGGTTCCAGGGCAAGAACTGGGACCGGATGACGCCGGTGGGCCCCGTCGTCGTGACGGCTGACGAAATCGACCCGGAGGACGGCCTGGCCGTGGAGTGCGAGCTGGACGGCGTCGTCAAGCAGTCCGGCACGACGTCGGATCTGATCTTCTCCTGCGCCAAGCTGGTCTCCTACATCAGCGAGTTCATGACCTTGGAACCGGGCGACATCATCGCCACCGGCACTCCGGCGGGCGTCGGCCTGGCCCGCAAGCCCCGTGAGTGGATACCGGTAGGCGCGGAACTCGTCACCCGGATCGAGGGAATCGGCGAGCTACGCAACAAGTGCGTCGCGGAGCCGGCGGCAGGTTAA
- a CDS encoding response regulator, with the protein MSGIRILLVDDHPVVRAGLRAMLSDFEGMTVAAEAADGAAALRELDRLAALGEPADVVLMDLQMGAGMDGVTATARIKANSDAGKAAPPVLILTTYDTDADILAAVEAGAAGYMLKDAPPEQIREAVLAAAAGRTALAPEVAARLMGRIRNPEPALSAREVQLVELLATGMPNKEIARKLFISEATVKTHLVHIYAKLGVDNRTAAIAEATKRRIIRPA; encoded by the coding sequence GTGAGCGGGATCAGGATTCTGCTGGTCGACGACCATCCCGTGGTGCGCGCCGGGCTTCGCGCCATGCTCTCCGACTTCGAAGGCATGACGGTGGCAGCCGAAGCCGCGGACGGGGCTGCCGCGTTGAGGGAACTTGACCGTCTGGCTGCCCTCGGCGAGCCCGCGGATGTGGTGCTGATGGACCTGCAGATGGGCGCCGGGATGGACGGGGTGACCGCGACGGCGCGGATCAAGGCCAACAGTGACGCCGGCAAAGCAGCCCCGCCTGTGCTCATCCTGACCACGTACGACACGGATGCGGACATCCTCGCCGCTGTGGAGGCCGGAGCCGCCGGCTACATGCTCAAGGACGCCCCGCCGGAGCAGATCCGCGAGGCCGTCCTGGCCGCCGCAGCCGGCCGCACCGCGCTGGCCCCGGAAGTCGCGGCTCGCCTGATGGGCCGGATCCGCAACCCCGAACCCGCGCTCAGCGCCCGCGAAGTCCAGCTGGTGGAACTGCTGGCTACCGGCATGCCGAACAAGGAGATCGCCCGCAAGCTCTTCATCTCCGAGGCCACGGTCAAGACCCACCTGGTGCACATTTACGCCAAGCTCGGCGTTGACAACCGCACGGCTGCCATCGCCGAAGCCACCAAGCGCCGCATCATCCGCCCGGCCTGA
- a CDS encoding sensor histidine kinase, whose amino-acid sequence MSVPTEPAETGAWFEPESGPGLAEAGQPGRKPAASGPVQPSAGALVLRVLRIGLHTGFAGLLAFAVVLTLINAPHAPLSWLALLLGILLAGVYLAGTIVEKRHSTTGTGPDPRRYGAAWLALVTVIWVALAAVSGNFVWLAFPLFFLHLHVLKTAHAVFAVAMLTGVVILSQWWHNGRLEPAMLIGPMVGAVFAVFMAMAYRALYLDGENQRRALAELRRTRAELAQSQHDAGVLAERGRLAREIHDTLAQGLSSIVLVARGAATALDAGDTATAAERIRLAQSTASENLAEARSFIRGLSSPQLEPREDGASALADSLARLCAATERQAAARGDQLRCRFNLDGDTVRLPAPYEVTLLRAAQASLANVLAHAKARTAVVSLGFLDEDVTLDIYDDGVGFDPSKYDGGTDFGLPAAATRGERDRDDDGGGFGLLSLRERVAALNGRLDLESAPGEGTVVAIRLPLRTGVGEEQE is encoded by the coding sequence ATGTCTGTCCCGACCGAGCCCGCCGAGACCGGGGCCTGGTTTGAGCCCGAGTCCGGGCCTGGCCTCGCCGAAGCGGGACAGCCCGGCCGTAAGCCTGCAGCATCCGGGCCCGTCCAGCCGTCGGCAGGTGCATTGGTGCTGCGCGTGCTGCGCATCGGGCTGCACACGGGCTTCGCGGGCCTGCTCGCCTTCGCCGTCGTTCTGACGCTGATCAACGCCCCGCACGCTCCGCTGAGCTGGCTCGCCCTGCTGCTCGGGATCCTGCTGGCTGGCGTCTACCTCGCCGGCACGATCGTCGAGAAACGGCACAGCACCACCGGCACCGGCCCGGATCCGCGCCGCTACGGAGCAGCCTGGCTGGCGCTGGTGACCGTGATCTGGGTGGCGCTCGCGGCGGTCAGCGGCAACTTCGTCTGGCTGGCCTTCCCGCTGTTCTTCCTCCACCTGCATGTGCTCAAAACCGCCCATGCCGTGTTCGCCGTCGCCATGCTCACCGGCGTCGTGATTCTGTCGCAGTGGTGGCACAACGGCCGACTGGAGCCGGCGATGCTGATCGGGCCGATGGTGGGGGCGGTGTTCGCCGTGTTCATGGCCATGGCGTACCGCGCGCTGTATCTCGACGGCGAAAACCAGCGCCGCGCGCTCGCCGAACTGCGCCGCACCCGCGCCGAACTGGCCCAATCCCAGCACGACGCCGGAGTGCTCGCCGAACGCGGGCGGCTCGCCCGCGAAATCCACGACACCCTCGCCCAGGGCCTGTCCAGCATCGTGTTGGTCGCGCGCGGTGCCGCCACAGCACTGGACGCCGGCGACACCGCGACGGCGGCCGAGCGTATCCGCCTGGCCCAGTCCACGGCCTCGGAGAACCTGGCCGAGGCGCGCAGCTTCATCCGCGGCTTGTCCTCCCCGCAACTGGAACCGCGCGAGGACGGCGCCAGCGCCCTGGCCGACAGTCTGGCCCGGCTGTGTGCGGCCACCGAACGGCAGGCCGCGGCGCGCGGGGACCAGCTGCGCTGCCGTTTCAACCTCGACGGCGACACCGTGCGGCTGCCCGCACCGTACGAGGTCACGCTGCTCCGCGCGGCGCAGGCGAGCCTCGCGAACGTCCTGGCGCACGCGAAGGCGCGCACCGCCGTCGTTAGTCTGGGGTTTCTTGACGAGGACGTGACACTGGATATTTACGACGACGGCGTAGGGTTTGATCCTTCAAAGTACGACGGCGGCACGGACTTTGGTCTCCCGGCGGCGGCTACGCGCGGGGAGAGGGACCGTGACGACGACGGCGGTGGCTTCGGCCTGCTGTCGCTGCGGGAACGGGTTGCCGCGCTGAACGGCCGGCTGGACCTGGAATCCGCGCCAGGTGAGGGGACCGTGGTGGCCATCCGGCTGCCGTTGCGCACCGGTGTGGGGGAGGAGCAGGAGTGA
- a CDS encoding ABC transporter permease yields the protein MFLALRDIRFAKGRFALMGTVVALITLLLVMLSGLTAGLGNQSISAVAGLAPAVNTVAFGAPAGNEAKASYTESQISRDQLDAWQQADGVVHAEAFGIAQTRFSAGGTTNVAVFGVEPGGRLAPAPVADGTVVLSQTIADDLSVAAGDPAEVGGRQLLVSAVVDDQWYSHTPVVWTSLAQWQKVAHINDGGAADGPIATSVAVQLADGDPAGAAATAANAAAETVTTSVTGSFQALGSYKSENGSLLMMQGFLYGISALVIVAFLTVWTIQRTRDIAVLKAMGSSDGYLLRDALTQAAIVLVAGAAVGGGVGVVGGYFAAQAAPFLLTAASTLLPIAGIVLLGMAGAVVAVRRVTKVDPLTALGGN from the coding sequence GTGTTTTTGGCACTGCGGGATATCCGGTTCGCGAAGGGCCGTTTCGCCCTGATGGGAACGGTGGTGGCCCTGATTACACTGCTGCTGGTCATGCTTTCCGGCCTCACGGCAGGCCTGGGCAACCAGTCCATTTCCGCCGTTGCCGGGCTGGCGCCGGCGGTCAACACCGTGGCGTTCGGCGCGCCGGCAGGAAACGAGGCGAAGGCTTCCTACACAGAGTCGCAGATCTCGCGCGACCAGCTGGACGCGTGGCAGCAGGCGGACGGGGTGGTGCATGCCGAGGCGTTCGGCATCGCGCAGACCCGTTTCTCCGCCGGCGGCACTACCAACGTGGCGGTCTTCGGCGTCGAGCCCGGCGGCCGGCTGGCCCCCGCTCCCGTCGCGGACGGCACGGTGGTCCTCAGCCAGACCATTGCGGACGACTTGAGCGTGGCAGCCGGTGATCCGGCGGAAGTGGGCGGCCGGCAACTGCTGGTCTCCGCCGTCGTCGATGACCAGTGGTACTCCCACACGCCGGTGGTCTGGACCTCGCTGGCGCAGTGGCAGAAGGTAGCCCATATTAACGACGGCGGGGCCGCCGACGGCCCGATCGCCACCTCCGTTGCGGTGCAACTGGCGGACGGGGATCCTGCCGGAGCGGCCGCCACGGCAGCAAATGCAGCCGCGGAAACGGTGACCACTTCCGTCACCGGTTCCTTCCAGGCACTGGGGTCCTACAAGAGCGAGAACGGCTCGCTGCTGATGATGCAGGGCTTCCTCTACGGGATCTCGGCGCTGGTGATAGTCGCCTTCCTGACCGTCTGGACCATCCAGCGGACGCGGGACATCGCGGTGCTCAAGGCGATGGGCAGCTCGGACGGCTATCTGCTGCGCGACGCGCTGACCCAGGCCGCGATCGTCCTGGTCGCCGGGGCCGCCGTCGGTGGTGGTGTGGGCGTTGTGGGCGGCTACTTCGCCGCCCAGGCCGCACCGTTCCTGCTCACCGCGGCCAGCACTCTGCTGCCGATCGCGGGCATCGTGCTCCTGGGCATGGCCGGCGCCGTCGTCGCGGTCCGCCGCGTGACCAAGGTGGATCCGCTGACCGCCCTCGGCGGCAACTGA
- a CDS encoding ABC transporter ATP-binding protein — MTAVLNLVNTTLEYPDGDATVTALDSVNLSARPGTITSLAGPSGSGKSSLLAVAATLIRPTSGIVLLDGMDATALSARETAVLRRETIGIIFQQPNLLASLTAVEQLQIAEHLRGGSPKKSKARALELLDVVGLAGSAGRRPHQLSGGQRQRVNIARALMGEPKLLLVDEPTAALDHERSEAIVRLLVRVTREFKVATVMVTHDTEYIPLTDAVATMRDGRLTALEQVAV; from the coding sequence ATGACTGCAGTACTGAACCTCGTCAACACCACCCTCGAGTACCCTGACGGCGACGCCACGGTCACCGCCCTGGACAGCGTCAACCTGTCCGCGCGGCCCGGCACCATCACCTCGCTGGCCGGTCCGTCCGGTTCCGGCAAGTCCTCCTTGCTCGCCGTCGCCGCCACCCTGATCCGGCCGACGTCGGGAATCGTCCTCCTCGACGGAATGGATGCGACGGCCCTCTCCGCGCGGGAAACGGCAGTCCTGAGGCGTGAAACCATCGGCATCATCTTCCAACAGCCCAACCTGCTCGCCTCGCTGACCGCCGTCGAGCAGCTGCAGATCGCGGAGCACCTGCGCGGCGGATCGCCGAAGAAGTCGAAGGCCCGGGCCCTCGAACTGCTGGACGTCGTGGGCCTCGCCGGCTCCGCAGGACGGCGGCCGCATCAGCTCTCCGGCGGGCAGCGCCAGCGGGTCAACATTGCCCGCGCGCTGATGGGCGAGCCGAAGCTGCTGCTGGTGGACGAGCCGACGGCGGCGCTGGACCACGAACGCTCCGAGGCGATTGTCCGGCTGCTGGTCCGCGTAACCCGGGAGTTCAAGGTAGCCACGGTGATGGTCACCCACGACACGGAGTACATCCCGCTGACCGACGCCGTCGCCACCATGCGCGACGGCAGGCTGACGGCGCTGGAACAAGTCGCCGTTTAG
- the nagA gene encoding N-acetylglucosamine-6-phosphate deacetylase — protein MRTVIHSARRISGGEIVADAWMLLESGRITDAGTGSWSGTVTGQEIADVREVDAAGAYLVPGFVDMHCHGGGGASIDDGDTSLGPLTHLAHGTTSLLGSLVTNPLGVLEATLRRLAAEAPAHGTVKGFHLEGPFLAASHCGAHNPGFLVPPKVEAVDRLVEAGGGLLRQVTIAPELDPGFAAVRRLVDHKVAVAVGHTDADYDTARAAFDAGASILTHAFNAMNGLHHRAPGPIAAAFDSPHVTLEVIADGHHVHDSMLRLAFQAAPGRVALITDAMAAAGCGDGTYHLGSLPVEVHDGVARLPHGGPIAGSMLTMDAALRRAVAVGIPLPEAVAAATSVPARAAGLDGDGAGSLAVGSPADLILLDQDLRPHRIWRAGEELPAAQRMGQPD, from the coding sequence ATGCGCACCGTCATCCATTCCGCCCGCCGCATCTCCGGCGGCGAGATCGTCGCCGACGCCTGGATGCTCCTAGAGAGCGGTCGGATTACCGACGCCGGCACCGGCAGCTGGTCCGGAACCGTTACCGGCCAAGAGATTGCAGACGTTCGGGAGGTCGACGCCGCCGGCGCCTACCTGGTGCCAGGGTTCGTGGACATGCACTGCCATGGCGGCGGCGGCGCTTCGATTGACGACGGCGACACGTCCCTCGGCCCGCTCACTCACCTAGCGCACGGAACTACCAGTCTCCTCGGCTCGCTGGTCACCAATCCGCTCGGAGTCCTGGAGGCCACACTCCGCAGGCTGGCGGCGGAAGCTCCAGCCCACGGGACGGTGAAGGGCTTCCACCTCGAGGGGCCCTTCCTCGCGGCCAGCCACTGCGGTGCCCACAATCCTGGCTTTCTCGTGCCGCCCAAGGTTGAAGCCGTGGACCGGCTCGTCGAAGCCGGCGGCGGCCTTTTGCGCCAGGTAACCATCGCCCCGGAACTGGACCCCGGTTTTGCCGCCGTCCGCAGGCTGGTCGACCACAAGGTGGCGGTCGCCGTCGGACATACGGACGCGGACTATGACACTGCCCGCGCTGCATTCGACGCCGGCGCCAGCATCCTCACCCATGCCTTCAACGCCATGAACGGGCTGCACCACCGCGCGCCCGGACCCATCGCCGCGGCATTCGACTCACCCCACGTCACGCTGGAAGTGATCGCCGATGGGCACCACGTCCATGACTCGATGCTGCGGCTGGCGTTTCAAGCCGCTCCGGGCCGGGTTGCCCTGATCACCGACGCCATGGCGGCGGCAGGCTGCGGGGACGGCACCTACCACCTTGGTTCGCTCCCGGTCGAAGTGCACGACGGCGTTGCCCGGTTGCCCCACGGCGGTCCCATCGCCGGCAGCATGCTCACCATGGACGCAGCGCTGCGGCGTGCCGTTGCGGTCGGCATCCCGTTGCCGGAGGCCGTGGCCGCAGCCACCTCGGTGCCCGCCCGAGCCGCCGGTCTGGACGGCGACGGTGCAGGAAGCCTTGCCGTCGGTTCGCCGGCGGACCTCATCCTGCTGGACCAAGACCTTAGGCCGCACCGGATCTGGCGGGCCGGAGAAGAGCTGCCAGCAGCGCAACGTATGGGCCAGCCGGACTAA
- a CDS encoding phytoene desaturase family protein, whose product MSLPDAAVVGAGPNGLAAAVILARAGLKVTVFEIGATPGGGARTSELMEPGHWHDVCSAVHPMAVAAPFFRDFGLAERIELITPDISYSHVIDGAKAAFAYRDLDRTAASLGADGAAFRSLMKPLVTHSRDVLDLTMNQLLRLPRHPVSALRYGLRSLEQGSAAWNMRFKEYLAPALLSGVMAHTPGGLQRPVAAGAGLMLGSLAHAVGYPLPVGGSQAIIDELVRDLKNHGGKLVTGHKVNSLAELTDARTVLLDTSPQELVRLAGGRLPRGYAKSLISYRYGPGAGKVDFILSEPVPWANAELARAGTVHLGGTREQVAASEKDIARGRHSEKPFVLVSQPSVFDATRAPAGRHILWTYCHVPQGSTRDMTDVITAQLEAAAPGFSDVVVASKSMSAAEYEQYNPNYVGGDFGTGAVDVAQLLARPVLGTKPWKTPLDGVYLCSAATPPGPGVHGMAGYHAARLALKEDFGLPMPALGP is encoded by the coding sequence ATGTCACTTCCCGATGCGGCCGTGGTGGGAGCCGGACCGAACGGCCTGGCGGCGGCGGTCATCCTGGCGCGGGCCGGACTGAAGGTCACCGTGTTCGAGATCGGTGCCACGCCGGGCGGCGGAGCCCGCACGTCGGAGTTGATGGAACCGGGGCACTGGCATGACGTTTGCTCCGCGGTCCATCCCATGGCAGTGGCGGCCCCGTTCTTCCGGGACTTCGGGCTGGCCGAGCGGATCGAACTCATCACGCCGGACATCTCCTATTCGCACGTTATCGACGGTGCGAAGGCCGCCTTTGCCTACCGGGACCTGGACCGCACCGCTGCTTCTCTGGGTGCCGACGGGGCGGCTTTCCGGTCGCTGATGAAACCACTGGTTACGCATTCGCGCGACGTGCTGGACCTGACCATGAACCAGCTGCTGCGGCTACCCCGCCATCCGGTTTCGGCGCTGCGGTACGGACTGCGTTCGCTGGAGCAGGGGAGCGCCGCCTGGAATATGCGCTTCAAGGAATACCTCGCTCCGGCGCTGCTTTCGGGGGTGATGGCCCATACACCCGGCGGCCTGCAGCGGCCGGTGGCTGCCGGAGCGGGGCTGATGCTCGGCTCGCTGGCGCACGCCGTGGGGTACCCGCTGCCCGTGGGCGGTTCGCAGGCCATCATCGACGAGCTGGTCCGCGACCTGAAGAACCACGGCGGCAAGCTGGTCACCGGGCACAAGGTGAACTCGCTGGCTGAACTGACCGACGCCCGCACCGTGCTGCTGGACACCTCGCCGCAGGAACTGGTCCGGCTGGCCGGCGGACGCCTGCCGCGCGGCTACGCCAAGTCATTGATCTCCTACCGGTACGGCCCCGGCGCCGGCAAGGTGGACTTTATTCTGTCCGAACCCGTCCCATGGGCCAACGCCGAACTGGCCCGGGCCGGGACTGTCCATCTGGGCGGAACCCGCGAGCAGGTTGCGGCATCGGAGAAGGACATTGCCCGCGGGCGCCACTCCGAAAAGCCCTTTGTCCTGGTCTCCCAGCCGAGCGTCTTCGATGCCACGCGGGCCCCCGCCGGACGGCATATTCTGTGGACCTACTGCCACGTGCCGCAGGGCTCCACCCGCGACATGACGGACGTGATCACCGCGCAGCTGGAGGCGGCCGCGCCCGGGTTTTCCGACGTCGTTGTTGCCTCAAAGAGTATGTCCGCCGCGGAATATGAGCAGTACAACCCGAACTACGTCGGCGGGGACTTCGGCACCGGCGCGGTGGACGTCGCGCAGTTGCTGGCCCGGCCCGTGCTCGGCACCAAGCCGTGGAAGACGCCGCTGGACGGGGTGTACCTGTGCTCGGCGGCAACGCCGCCTGGTCCCGGCGTGCATGGCATGGCCGGTTACCACGCCGCCCGCCTGGCGTTGAAGGAGGACTTCGGGCTGCCGATGCCCGCGCTGGGGCCGTAG